Proteins encoded within one genomic window of Mesorhizobium sp. AR10:
- the lpxB gene encoding lipid-A-disaccharide synthase — MAVEKPLRIAIVAGEESGDLLGADIVQALKRMTGREVKLVGIGGRHLQALGMVPLFDGGEIALMGLSAILRDLPRLMRRISQTASAVVGERPDCLITIDSPDFSLRVAKKVRAADPAIPIVHYVCPSVWAWRPGRALAMKPYVDHILCILPFEVKELSRLGGPSGTYVGHRLTHDPGVLAAAKAQGLPRDLAGDRVKTLLLLPGSRRGEVQRLIGSFGETVAVLRARGHSLRLLLPTVPHVADLVKTSVARWDQEPEIILDPERKWQAFGKADAALIASGTVSLELALSGVPMISCYKFDPVMRMVQSLITVWSAALPNLIADRPIVPEGYNQYVRPRYLARQLEALFSDTAYRTWQKDGFAEVARRMATDKPSGDIAADVVLRHIKLRHSN; from the coding sequence ATGGCAGTTGAGAAACCGCTGAGGATCGCCATTGTCGCCGGCGAGGAGTCCGGTGACTTGCTTGGCGCCGACATCGTGCAGGCGCTCAAGCGCATGACCGGCCGCGAGGTCAAGCTCGTAGGCATTGGCGGACGGCATTTGCAGGCGCTTGGAATGGTGCCGCTGTTCGACGGTGGTGAGATCGCGCTGATGGGGCTCAGCGCCATCCTGCGCGACCTGCCGCGCCTGATGCGGCGGATCAGCCAGACGGCAAGCGCGGTCGTCGGTGAAAGACCCGACTGTCTGATCACCATCGACAGCCCGGATTTTTCGCTGCGCGTGGCCAAGAAGGTGCGCGCCGCCGACCCGGCAATCCCGATCGTGCACTACGTCTGCCCGAGTGTGTGGGCATGGCGCCCGGGCAGGGCGCTGGCGATGAAGCCTTATGTCGACCACATCCTTTGCATCCTACCCTTCGAGGTGAAGGAGCTCAGCCGCCTGGGTGGCCCGTCCGGCACCTATGTCGGGCATCGCCTTACGCATGATCCAGGCGTGCTTGCCGCCGCCAAGGCGCAGGGCCTGCCGCGCGACCTAGCGGGGGATCGCGTCAAGACATTGCTTCTGCTGCCCGGCTCGCGTCGCGGCGAAGTGCAGCGGCTTATCGGTTCGTTCGGCGAGACGGTGGCGGTCCTGCGTGCGCGCGGACACAGCCTGCGCCTGCTGTTGCCGACGGTGCCGCATGTCGCCGATCTGGTCAAAACCTCGGTCGCGCGCTGGGATCAAGAGCCGGAGATCATCCTCGATCCCGAGCGCAAATGGCAGGCCTTCGGCAAAGCCGATGCGGCGCTGATCGCATCGGGGACAGTGTCGCTGGAGCTGGCGCTGTCGGGCGTGCCGATGATCTCCTGCTACAAGTTCGATCCGGTCATGCGGATGGTCCAGAGTCTGATCACGGTGTGGAGCGCCGCCTTGCCCAATCTGATCGCCGACCGGCCCATCGTGCCGGAAGGCTACAACCAGTATGTGCGGCCGCGCTATCTGGCGCGGCAGCTCGAGGCTTTGTTTTCAGACACCGCCTATCGAACCTGGCAAAAGGACGGCTTTGCCGAAGTTGCCAGACGAATGGCCACGGACAAACCCTCGGGCGACATTGCCGCGGACGTCGTTCTTCGCCACATCAAACTTCGTCATTCCAACTAA
- a CDS encoding LpxI family protein, with protein MMKTEVTGTDLELPPGAKVGIIAGGGSLPVEIARALARQGKSPFVVMAAGEVDRVSDFDSYEQTTLMLEDLGSLLPTLKNHHVTHLVTAGHITRRPRLSAMRLNLGLLAWVPTLLVGVSRGDDSVLKLFVRRIERGGIKVVGAHEIVPELVAAEGTLTKAAPRKSDWRDIEAAHAAAKAIGALDIGQAAVAVGGRTIALEGIEGTDGLLERTRQLRGHGRLAGRTRGVLVKCAKPGQELRADLPSIGPQTVEAAHAAGLAGIAVEAGRSLILEGPKVVARANALGLFIVGLPAAEPVHGS; from the coding sequence ATGATGAAGACTGAGGTCACTGGGACGGACCTTGAACTCCCGCCAGGCGCCAAGGTCGGCATCATTGCCGGTGGCGGTAGCCTTCCGGTCGAAATTGCCCGGGCGCTGGCCCGGCAAGGCAAATCCCCGTTCGTCGTGATGGCGGCAGGCGAGGTCGACCGGGTTTCCGACTTCGACTCCTACGAGCAAACGACATTGATGCTTGAAGATCTCGGCTCGCTGCTGCCGACGCTCAAAAATCATCATGTTACCCATCTGGTGACGGCCGGCCATATCACGCGCCGTCCCAGGCTGAGCGCCATGCGCCTCAACCTCGGCCTGCTCGCCTGGGTACCCACCCTGCTTGTGGGTGTAAGCCGTGGCGACGACAGCGTGCTGAAACTGTTCGTCCGCAGGATCGAACGCGGCGGCATCAAGGTTGTCGGCGCCCATGAGATCGTCCCGGAGCTGGTCGCGGCAGAGGGCACGCTGACCAAGGCGGCGCCACGAAAATCCGATTGGCGCGATATCGAGGCGGCCCATGCGGCGGCAAAGGCTATCGGCGCACTGGATATCGGCCAAGCGGCGGTTGCGGTTGGCGGCCGGACCATTGCGCTCGAAGGCATCGAGGGTACCGACGGGCTGCTCGAGCGGACAAGGCAGCTGCGTGGCCATGGCCGGCTGGCTGGAAGGACGCGCGGCGTCCTGGTCAAATGCGCCAAGCCCGGTCAGGAACTGCGCGCTGACTTACCATCCATTGGCCCACAGACGGTCGAGGCGGCGCATGCCGCCGGACTTGCCGGCATCGCCGTCGAAGCTGGCCGCTCGCTGATCCTGGAAGGTCCCAAGGTCGTCGCGCGCGCCAATGCGCTGGGCCTGTTCATTGTCGGTCTGCCTGCAGCGGAGCCGGTGCATGGCAGTTGA
- the lpxA gene encoding acyl-ACP--UDP-N-acetylglucosamine O-acyltransferase: MKIQTSIHPSSVIEEGAQIGEGARIGPFCHVSADAVIGDRVELVSHVSVMGATTIGASTKVYPMAILGGPPQNTKHKGGRTTLVIGENCTIREGVTMHRGTDSSRGETTVGDNGNFLAYAHIAHDCIVGKNATFANGATLGGHCEIGDSVYIGGLTAVHQFVRIGNNAFIGGCSAVVGDVIPYAIAVGNRASLRGLNIIGLKRIGLPRAEIHQLRKAYKTIFDRSRTVGENIEFAKAEFASSPTAMKIIDFIVSRGKRHYAVPSLRGGGGDDADDED; this comes from the coding sequence ATGAAAATCCAGACATCCATCCATCCCTCGTCGGTCATCGAGGAAGGCGCTCAAATCGGTGAAGGCGCCCGCATCGGGCCTTTTTGCCACGTCAGCGCCGACGCCGTGATCGGCGACCGCGTCGAACTGGTCAGCCATGTCTCGGTGATGGGCGCGACCACCATCGGGGCTTCGACCAAGGTCTATCCGATGGCGATACTGGGCGGCCCTCCGCAAAACACCAAGCACAAGGGCGGCCGCACCACCCTGGTCATCGGCGAGAACTGCACGATCCGCGAAGGCGTCACCATGCATCGTGGCACCGATTCCAGCCGTGGCGAGACGACTGTCGGCGACAACGGCAACTTCCTGGCCTACGCCCACATTGCCCATGATTGCATCGTCGGCAAGAACGCCACTTTCGCCAATGGCGCGACGTTGGGTGGCCATTGCGAGATCGGCGACAGTGTCTATATCGGCGGCCTGACGGCTGTTCATCAATTTGTCCGCATCGGCAACAACGCCTTCATCGGCGGCTGCTCGGCCGTCGTCGGCGACGTCATTCCCTATGCGATTGCCGTCGGCAATCGCGCCAGCCTGCGCGGCCTCAACATCATCGGCCTGAAGCGCATCGGCTTGCCGCGCGCCGAGATACATCAGTTGCGCAAGGCCTACAAAACAATCTTCGATCGCTCCCGAACCGTCGGCGAGAACATCGAATTCGCCAAGGCCGAGTTCGCCTCGTCGCCGACCGCCATGAAAATCATCGATTTCATCGTCAGTCGCGGCAAGCGGCACTATGCCGTCCCGTCGCTCAGGGGTGGCGGCGGCGACGATGCCGATGATGAAGACTGA